The following proteins come from a genomic window of Musa acuminata AAA Group cultivar baxijiao chromosome BXJ1-7, Cavendish_Baxijiao_AAA, whole genome shotgun sequence:
- the LOC103990609 gene encoding MOB kinase activator-like 1A has translation MSLFGLGRNQRTFRPKKSAPSGSKGAQLRKHIDATLGSGNLREAVRLPPGEDLNEWLAVNTVDFFNQVNLLYGTLAEFCTPENCPTMTAGPKYEYRWADGVQIKKPIEVSAPKYVEYLMEWIEVQLDDESIFPQKLGTPFPPNFKEVVKTIFKRLFRVYAHIYHSHFQKIVSLKEEAHLNTCFKHFILFTYEFGLIDKKELAPLQELIESINVPY, from the exons ATGAGCCTCTTCGGTCTCGGAAG GAACCAGAGGACATTTCGGCCTAAAAAGAGTGCACCATCTGGCAGTAAG GGTGCCCAACTCCGGAAACACATTGATGCAACTCTGGGTAGTGGAAACCTAAGGGAAGCAGTAAGACTCCCACCTGGGGAGGATTTGAATGAGTGGCTTGCAGTCAATA CTGTTGATTTCTTCAATCAGGTGAATCTGCTTTATGGCACACTAGCAGAATTCTGCACACCTGAGAATTGTCCTACAATGACCGCAGGTCCAAA GTATGAGTATCGATGGGCAGACGGTGTACAAATAAAGAAGCCTATTGAAGTCTCAGCACCAAAGTACGTGGAGTACTTGATGGAATGGATTGAAGTTCAGCTTGATGATGAGTCTATATTTCCTCAAAAGCTAG GTACACCTTTCCCTCCAAACTTTAAAGAAGTTGTAAAGACAATATTCAAGCGCTTGTTCCGCGTCTATGCCCACATATACCACTCACATTTTCAGAAGATTGTCAGCCTCAAGGAAGAGGCGCATCTTAATACGTGCTTCAAGCATTTCATTCTTTTCACTTAT GAGTTTGGCTTGATCGACAAGAAGGAACTTGCCCCACTTCAGGAGCTGATAGAATCCATCAATGTTCCATATTAA
- the LOC135678296 gene encoding trihelix transcription factor GT-3b-like, whose amino-acid sequence MMHGGGGGGDGGYVGRMAMVAGIPLQVNPAPAAEMLDTSGSAGVPQPPQPRLRVKEEKVPQWSQQETRDLIAIRAELERDLAVARRSRTLWEAVAARMRERGHRRTSDQCKCKWKNLVNRYKAADPADGRQCPFFEELNAVFLERAKNTQRLLLESESIASPSKKKLKRLSGDRSSSDEFPEDDEDENGSDEERLSRSRKKKADSSRGGQRSAGIRELLQEFLQQQRRMELRWQDTVERRAQERRALEHEWRLSMEKLERDRLLLEQAWREREEQRRMREESRAEKRDALLTTLLNKLIQDDDL is encoded by the exons ATGAtgcacggaggaggaggaggtggtgacggTGGCTACGTCGGGCggatggcgatggtggcgggaatCCCACTGCAGGTAAACCCGGCGCCGGCGGCGGAGATGTTGGACACGAGCGGCAGCGCAGGGGTACCGCAACCGCCTCAGCCGCGGCTGAGGGTGAAGGAGGAGAAGGTGCCGCAGTGGAGCCAGCAGGAGACGCGGGATCTCATCGCGATCAGGGCCGAGCTGGAGCGCGACCTCGCGGTGGCGCGGCGTAGCAGGACGCTGTGGGAGGCGGTGGCCGCCAGGATGCGGGAGCGCGGCCACCGCAGGACGTCGGACCAGTGCAAGTGCAAGTGGAAGAACCTCGTCAACCGCTACAAG GCCGCTGATCCCGCGGACGGCCGGCAATGCCCCTTTTTCGAGGAGCTGAATGCGGTGTTCTTGGAACGGGCGAAGAACACGCAGCGGCTCCTCTTGGAATCGGAGTCCATCGCCTCCCCGTCGAAGAAGAAGCTGAAGAGGCTTAGCGGGGATCGATCCTCCTCGGATGAGTTCCCGGAGGACGACGAGGACGAGAACGGCAGCGACGAGGAGCGCCTCTCGAGGAGCAGAAAGAAAAAGGCCGACAGCAGCAGAGGGGGACAGAGGTCGGCCGGCATCCGGGAGCTGCTACAGGAGTTcctgcagcagcagcggcggatgGAGCTGCGGTGGCAGGACACGGTGGAGCGGCGGGCGCAGGAGCGGCGAGCTCTGGAGCATGAGTGGCGGCTGTCGATGGAGAAGCTGGAGAGGGACCGGCTGCTGCTGGAGCAGGCGTGGCGGGAGCGGGAGGAGCAGCGGAGGATGAGGGAGGAGAGCCGGGCGGAGAAGAGGGACGCCCTCCTCACCACTCTGCTCAATAAGCTCATCCAAGATGATGATCTCTGA
- the LOC135678297 gene encoding syntaxin-22-like produces MSFQDLESGRPLIGRRDLANGRQDPTQAVAAGLFQITTAVRNFERLVNTIGTPKDTPELREKLHNARLQIGQLVKDTSAKLKQASETDHRVEVSASKKVADAKLAKDFQNILKEFQKLQRLSAERETAYAPLVPQTVLPSSYAATEADSNSNKALEQRAVLAESRRQEVVLLDNEIVFNEAIIEEREQGIQEIQQQIGQVNEIFKDLAVLVHDQGAVIDDINSHIENSYAATAQGKTQLKNAAKTQKSNSSLMCLLLVIFGIILLIVIIIIAA; encoded by the exons ATGAGCTTCCAGGATCTGGAGTCGGGGCGGCCGCTCATCGGGCGGAGGGATCTGGCGAACGGGCGGCAAGATCCTACGCAGGCCGTAGCGGCTGGGCTCTTTCAGATCACCACGGCCGTCCGTAACTTCGAGCGCCTCGTCAATACGATCGGCACCCCCAAGGACACCCCGGAGCTCCGCGAGAAGCT GCACAATGCAAGGCTACAAATTGGACAGCTAGTTAAAGATACTTCTGCGAAACTTAAACAAGCTAGTGAAACAGATCATCGTGTTGAAGTTAGT GCAAGCAAAAAAGTAGCTGATGCAAAACTTGCAAAGGATTTTCAAAATATTCTGAAAGAGTTCCAGAAACTTCAAAGGCTTTCAGCTGAGAGAGAAACTGCATATGCCCCATTGGTTCCCCAAACAGTTCTTCCTTCCAG TTATGCTGCTACTGAAGCTGATTCCAATTCCAACAAGGCGCTTGAGCAACGTGCTGTACTTGCGGAGTCTAGAAG GCAAGAGGTGGTGTTGTTGGATAATGAGATTGTTTTCAATGAGGCAATTATCGAGGAGAGAGAACAGGGCATTCAAGAGATTCAGCAGCAGATAGGCCAAGTGAATGAAATATTTAAGGACCTTGCGGTGTTGGTTCATGATCAAGGAGCTGTAATTG ATGACATTAACTCCCACATCGAGAACTCTTACGCAGCAACTGCACAAGGAAAAACTCAACTCAAAAACGCAGCAAAAACACAAAAATCAAATTCATCCTTG ATGTGCTTGCTTTTGGTGATTTTTGGGATTATCCTACTCATTGTGATCATAATCATTGCAGCATAA
- the LOC135679854 gene encoding uncharacterized protein LOC135679854, whose amino-acid sequence MPAFVPATPQQTSWAVWLAAIVCAVLAIAVIIAGIVVFAIYIIYQPKMPYIKVAYAQLSKLVYDQSGLLEIEMVLNLVAENDNKKAHASFSDLSFLLQFHRIDVAALRADPFDVAKNSSLELDYHFPSSPIPLDQAAMETMDVALKRGVVSFDLSGHARTRWRVGIFLSVKFRTSLSCELRFFWQNGSAVDLDCSSKSP is encoded by the coding sequence ATGCCAGCGTTCGTTCCTGCCACGCCGCAGCAGACCAGTTGGGCAGTCTGGCTAGCTGCGATCGTGTGTGCCGTCCTAGCAATAGCCGTGATCATCGCCGGCATCGTCGTGTTCGCCATCTACATTATCTACCAGCCCAAGATGCCATACATCAAGGTCGCCTACGCACAGCTCAGCAAGCTCGTCTACGACCAATCGGGGCTTCTCGAGATCGAGATGGTCCTGAATCTGGTGGCAGAGAACGACAACAAAAAGGCCCACGCCAGCTTCTCCGACCTGAGCTTCCTCCTCCAGTTCCATAGGATCGACGTCGCGGCGCTGCGGGCCGACCCGTTCGACGTCGCCAAGAACAGCTCGTTGGAGCTCGATTACCACTTCCCTTCGTCGCCGATCCCGCTGGACCAGGCGGCCATGGAGACCATGGACGTGGCGCTGAAGCGGGGCGTCGTGTCGTTCGACCTCAGCGGGCATGCTAGGACACGGTGGAGGGTGGGGATCTTTCTCTCCGTCAAGTTCCGGACGTCCCTCTCGTGCGAGCTCCGGTTCTTCTGGCAGAACGGGAGCGCCGTCGACTTGGACTGCAGCTCGAAATCCCCCTGA